One genomic region from Glaciimonas sp. PAMC28666 encodes:
- a CDS encoding phage tail protein, which yields MMMALGMFVFSLPTLAYQELQRQTEWKHVSNARVGVRDAFQFTGKGDDTITLSGWIAPELTGSLYALDALRLMADTGKSWILIQGTGRIYGAYIITSMTEGKTHLGIDGNPGRVEFAITLKCTDDDVRNTLRNLGNIGTLRDMLTLDGLANNVNAVNGISDIVSGIVNR from the coding sequence ATGATGATGGCCCTCGGCATGTTCGTTTTTAGCTTACCCACGCTGGCCTATCAGGAACTGCAACGCCAGACCGAATGGAAACACGTCAGCAACGCCCGTGTCGGGGTGCGTGACGCGTTTCAGTTCACCGGCAAGGGCGACGACACCATCACGCTCTCCGGCTGGATTGCGCCTGAACTGACCGGCTCACTCTATGCGCTCGACGCATTACGCCTGATGGCCGACACCGGTAAGTCATGGATTTTGATTCAAGGTACGGGCCGCATTTATGGCGCGTATATCATCACCAGCATGACCGAAGGCAAAACCCATCTAGGCATCGACGGCAATCCGGGCCGCGTGGAGTTTGCGATCACGCTTAAATGCACCGATGATGATGTGCGCAATACGTTGCGCAATCTGGGCAACATCGGCACATTACGCGATATGCTCACCCTTGATGGGCTGGCCAACAACGTGAA